Below is a window of Acidaminococcales bacterium DNA.
AAATCTTTTTCATCTTTTGCGCGGCTCTGCTTTTGGGTTCGTAACTGCTTTCCGGCGGCTTGAATTTTTCCGGCGGTTCAATGACTTGTTCATGTTCTTTCAGCCAGTCCTCGAACGTCCCCATGC
It encodes the following:
- a CDS encoding helix-turn-helix domain-containing protein codes for the protein MLVTIKDLAGMEGISENALRGWIREHKLPTVRVGARIMIRMGTFEDWLKEHEQVIEPPEKFKPPESSYEPKSRAAQKMKKIY